The Iamia sp. SCSIO 61187 genomic sequence CGGCCCCGGACCGGAGAGCGGGGGGTGGGGTGGCACGGGCGCGCCAGCGCGGCCGACCCGGAGGACGCGGAGGTTCGTGGTGAGCACCTGGTTCGGATCGACGTGGGGCACGGTCGGCTTCATCGTCCTCAGCACGACGGCGACCTACGCGTCCGCGGTGGCGTGCGTCCGCCTGGCCGGTCGCCGCACCGTCGCCCAGATGTCCGCCTTCGATGCGGTGATCACCATCGCCCTGGGCAGCATCGTCGCCACCACCGCCGTCAGCGCCACGACCAGCTACGTCGAGGGCATGACCGCGCTGGTCACCCTGCTCGTCCTCCAGGTGGTGCTGGCGTGGGCCCGGAGGCGGTGGCCGGCCCTCCACCACGCGGTCGAGGCCGGCGCCGAGGTGGTCGCCGACCGGGGCCGGATCTCGCTGCCGCGCGGGCTCACCACCTCGCAGATGAGCGGTGAGGAGCTGCGGGCCCGGCTCCGCCAGAGCGGCCACGCCGCCCCGCCGCCGGCGGGCATCGTGCTGCTCG encodes the following:
- a CDS encoding DUF421 domain-containing protein; this encodes MSTWFGSTWGTVGFIVLSTTATYASAVACVRLAGRRTVAQMSAFDAVITIALGSIVATTAVSATTSYVEGMTALVTLLVLQVVLAWARRRWPALHHAVEAGAEVVADRGRISLPRGLTTSQMSGEELRARLRQSGHAAPPPAGIVLLEADGKVSVLADEAEAAAVRDLLGRG